A single window of Dethiosulfovibrio salsuginis DNA harbors:
- a CDS encoding 2-oxoacid:acceptor oxidoreductase subunit alpha: MGKLAFWQGNEALAMGAIAAGCNFFGGYPITPSTEVAEKMAEELPKIDGRFIQMEDEIAAIAATIGAAIAGSKALTATSGPGFSLKQENLGLAYEAEVPMVLVDVMRGGPSTGLPTKAAQQDVMQARWGTHGDHGTIAYAPSSVEECYSLAIEAFNTAERFRQPVLIMSDAEIGHMREKIEIPEPGSLKIVDRKPPSVEPDKFVPYLADPEDDIPAMASFGDGYRWHVTGLTHNDWGFPTNNGEEIDNKMRRLMRKVDRFRDDIVKYDTLFAEDAEVLIVSYGSVARSSTRAVKDARARNIKAGHFRPITLWPFPDKELEKLARKVKTIIVPELNCGQMVHEVERAVHGKAKVVSATLVNGELFHPSEILEKITQEVR, from the coding sequence ATGGGTAAACTGGCTTTCTGGCAGGGTAATGAAGCTCTGGCTATGGGGGCGATCGCCGCAGGATGCAATTTCTTCGGCGGATACCCGATAACCCCTTCCACAGAGGTGGCGGAGAAGATGGCCGAGGAGCTCCCTAAGATAGATGGCCGCTTTATCCAGATGGAGGACGAAATAGCCGCCATCGCCGCAACTATCGGAGCTGCTATAGCCGGTTCCAAGGCTCTCACGGCGACCTCTGGCCCCGGATTTTCCCTTAAACAGGAGAACCTTGGCTTAGCCTACGAGGCGGAAGTTCCTATGGTTCTCGTCGACGTAATGAGAGGCGGTCCTTCCACAGGACTTCCCACCAAAGCCGCCCAGCAGGACGTTATGCAGGCCCGTTGGGGAACCCATGGAGATCACGGCACCATCGCCTACGCTCCGTCCTCCGTCGAGGAGTGTTACTCCCTGGCGATCGAGGCCTTCAACACTGCGGAGAGGTTCCGCCAGCCGGTCTTGATAATGAGCGACGCCGAGATCGGTCACATGAGGGAGAAAATAGAGATCCCTGAGCCCGGTTCTTTAAAGATAGTTGACAGAAAGCCTCCTTCCGTGGAGCCCGATAAGTTCGTTCCCTATCTGGCCGACCCTGAGGACGATATTCCTGCCATGGCCTCCTTCGGAGACGGCTATCGTTGGCACGTGACCGGTCTTACCCATAACGACTGGGGATTTCCCACCAACAACGGTGAGGAAATAGACAATAAAATGAGGCGACTGATGAGAAAGGTAGATCGCTTCCGGGACGATATCGTAAAATACGATACCCTTTTCGCCGAGGATGCGGAGGTCCTTATAGTATCCTACGGAAGCGTCGCCCGTTCCAGCACGAGAGCGGTAAAAGACGCCAGGGCCAGAAACATCAAGGCTGGCCATTTCCGTCCTATAACCCTTTGGCCCTTCCCCGACAAGGAGCTTGAGAAGTTGGCTCGAAAGGTCAAGACCATAATCGTCCCGGAGCTCAACTGCGGACAGATGGTACACGAGGTAGAGAGAGCGGTCCACGGCAAGGCTAAGGTCGTTTCCGCTACTCTTGTCAACGGTGAGCTTTTCCACCCAAGCGAAATTCTTGAAAAAATAACCCAGGAGGTAAGGTAA
- a CDS encoding 4Fe-4S dicluster domain-containing protein, which yields MAKAFEVIINKPWCKGCSLCIDICPKKVLALDERQKAEPFEMAKCIGCRQCENICPDLAITVKEAENNG from the coding sequence TTGGCGAAGGCATTTGAGGTTATCATCAACAAGCCATGGTGCAAAGGTTGTTCTCTTTGTATCGATATCTGTCCCAAGAAGGTATTGGCACTTGATGAGAGACAGAAAGCGGAGCCCTTTGAGATGGCTAAGTGCATAGGATGTCGTCAGTGTGAGAATATATGCCCCGATCTGGCTATCACAGTAAAGGAGGCGGAGAACAATGGGTAA
- the tsaB gene encoding tRNA (adenosine(37)-N6)-threonylcarbamoyltransferase complex dimerization subunit type 1 TsaB, which yields MIRRILAIDCSNRFTCLGLVDEGMPVSEFNVDLGRSQGSLLPSCVDSFLKNSGTSIENIDAIGVTVGPGYFTGIRVALSYGVGLAKGLDIPVVPLSPLEALARAARPSVGERVIPCIRAGQGALYCAGFFVDQTGLNEIFAEGERDPEELSSAMSDIDATAGFVVTEERTLVGFDVSSKIDKLICIGGFALGETAWLHRAEVRSPHEIQARYYRSPGLGNFSK from the coding sequence ATGATCCGCAGGATTCTGGCAATCGATTGCTCCAATCGATTTACCTGTCTAGGTTTGGTGGACGAAGGGATGCCTGTGTCCGAATTTAATGTCGATTTGGGGAGATCTCAGGGGTCTTTGCTTCCATCCTGTGTCGATTCTTTCCTAAAAAACTCCGGGACCTCTATCGAGAATATCGACGCTATCGGGGTGACCGTAGGTCCAGGATATTTTACCGGTATAAGGGTCGCCCTTTCATACGGGGTCGGCCTTGCTAAGGGCCTCGATATACCGGTGGTCCCCTTGAGCCCTCTGGAAGCTCTGGCTAGAGCGGCTAGACCTTCCGTTGGGGAGAGGGTTATACCCTGTATTCGCGCCGGTCAAGGTGCACTCTACTGTGCTGGCTTTTTTGTCGATCAAACAGGGTTAAACGAGATATTTGCCGAAGGGGAAAGAGATCCAGAGGAACTCTCTTCGGCTATGTCGGATATAGATGCTACAGCTGGTTTTGTCGTGACGGAGGAACGAACTCTTGTCGGGTTTGATGTTTCCTCTAAAATAGATAAATTGATATGTATCGGCGGCTTTGCCCTAGGGGAGACAGCTTGGTTACACAGAGCTGAGGTTAGGTCGCCCCATGAAATTCAAGCACGCTATTATAGAAGTCCCGGATTAGGGAACTTTTCTAAATAG
- the tsaE gene encoding tRNA (adenosine(37)-N6)-threonylcarbamoyltransferase complex ATPase subunit type 1 TsaE, translating into MTRSFRAKTPEETEYIGTSLASAIRPGSIVLLEGDLGAGKTTFVRGLVSGLGGLGVKSPSFTLINEYHGNIPVAHADFYRLERADPRSMGLDEYLDDGWVVVVEWPDRLTSIPPFGGFKATFKHLGLADSLDEETRLITLVPLDDDSGDRLRYLDFAGLEEIQ; encoded by the coding sequence GTGACTCGATCTTTTCGCGCTAAGACCCCTGAGGAGACCGAGTATATAGGGACTAGCCTTGCATCTGCGATTCGACCGGGCTCTATAGTTCTACTTGAAGGGGACCTTGGGGCTGGCAAGACGACTTTTGTCAGAGGCTTGGTTTCAGGCCTGGGAGGACTGGGCGTTAAGAGTCCGTCTTTTACCCTCATAAACGAGTATCACGGCAACATCCCTGTTGCTCACGCCGATTTTTATCGACTTGAGCGAGCGGATCCACGCTCTATGGGCCTTGATGAATATCTCGACGATGGCTGGGTGGTAGTGGTAGAGTGGCCAGATAGACTTACGTCCATCCCTCCCTTTGGAGGGTTTAAGGCTACCTTTAAACATCTGGGCCTAGCTGATTCCCTCGACGAGGAAACTCGGCTAATTACCCTAGTTCCTCTGGACGACGATAGTGGGGACAGGCTTAGATACCTTGACTTTGCTGGATTGGAGGAAATTCAATGA
- a CDS encoding NAD(P)H-hydrate dehydratase — MTKISRLSSSSISIQADAKAIKEFSIPSEILMENAGSACADFAASMTSVGDTVLIMAGVGSNGGDGMVMARHLDRLGRKVFLFIAGDEKKIKGASLTNLLILKSMKIPCVEMSSVSDEFIKDRISESSLVVDALLGTGASGDLRGQVLRAVQAIDGFSPVLSVDGPTGVDMDDGTVSGKAVSSDLTVTMVSKKVGHEVYPGKRHSGRVEVVHIGIASDRITDCAKDEMILVDEGYVRRAYPHTNYDSHKYSRGCVLLVAGSDRYPGAAALSSMGALRAGAGVCVLAAPDSVRPYVQHIPEVIFESLNSKKEIPKILSRWGGSCSVVVLGPGLGRSALSRDIFTEFWSSSLPSVVVDGDGLFFLPEADISSAKEVLITPHEGEAARLMGWPRERVSKQRLLVAGSLAGRYGTCLLKGPGSLICSRHARGVISSGNSTLSVAGSGDVLAGAIGALWSRGCLAFDAAALGGWIHGKSGELLSSRSTDGALASEIANKIPDVLGGLF, encoded by the coding sequence ATGACTAAAATATCTCGTCTTTCTTCCTCCTCTATCTCTATACAGGCAGACGCAAAGGCCATAAAGGAGTTCTCTATTCCATCGGAAATCCTCATGGAGAACGCAGGATCGGCCTGTGCTGATTTTGCTGCCTCTATGACCTCCGTAGGTGATACGGTCCTTATAATGGCCGGTGTAGGGAGTAACGGAGGGGACGGTATGGTTATGGCCCGTCACCTCGACAGGTTAGGCAGGAAGGTTTTCCTGTTTATAGCCGGCGACGAAAAAAAGATCAAAGGAGCGTCTTTGACCAATCTCTTGATACTAAAGTCGATGAAAATCCCCTGTGTGGAGATGTCCTCGGTCTCCGATGAATTTATAAAAGACAGAATTTCGGAGTCTTCCTTGGTGGTGGACGCTCTTCTCGGGACCGGAGCTTCCGGTGATCTGAGAGGTCAGGTTTTAAGGGCGGTTCAGGCCATCGACGGCTTTTCCCCTGTGCTCTCCGTGGACGGTCCTACAGGGGTCGATATGGACGATGGCACGGTTTCAGGAAAGGCGGTCTCCTCGGACCTGACGGTTACGATGGTCTCAAAAAAGGTAGGCCACGAGGTCTATCCCGGTAAAAGGCATTCAGGGAGAGTCGAAGTCGTACATATAGGAATCGCTTCGGATAGAATTACCGACTGTGCTAAAGACGAGATGATCCTTGTGGACGAGGGATATGTCCGAAGGGCCTATCCCCATACCAACTACGATTCCCATAAATATTCCAGAGGCTGTGTCCTCCTGGTAGCCGGATCTGACCGTTATCCTGGGGCCGCCGCTCTCTCCTCTATGGGGGCTTTAAGGGCGGGAGCAGGTGTATGTGTACTGGCCGCCCCTGACTCGGTGAGGCCTTATGTCCAACACATACCTGAGGTTATTTTTGAATCTCTAAACTCGAAAAAGGAAATCCCTAAAATACTAAGCAGATGGGGGGGATCCTGTTCTGTGGTCGTATTAGGACCTGGGTTGGGACGATCCGCTCTATCGAGAGATATCTTCACCGAGTTTTGGTCAAGTTCACTCCCTTCGGTGGTTGTCGATGGAGATGGCCTGTTCTTTCTGCCTGAGGCGGATATTTCCTCCGCAAAAGAGGTCCTTATAACCCCCCATGAAGGGGAGGCCGCCAGGCTTATGGGCTGGCCTAGGGAGAGGGTCTCCAAGCAGCGTCTGCTGGTCGCTGGATCTCTAGCGGGAAGATACGGTACCTGTCTGCTTAAAGGCCCTGGTTCTCTGATCTGCTCCAGGCACGCTAGAGGGGTTATCTCATCGGGCAACTCCACTCTTTCGGTAGCAGGATCGGGAGATGTTCTCGCTGGAGCTATCGGAGCTCTTTGGTCCAGAGGATGTCTTGCCTTTGACGCCGCTGCTTTAGGTGGATGGATACACGGAAAATCGGGGGAGCTCCTTTCGAGCCGTTCAACCGATGGAGCGTTGGCTTCCGAGATAGCGAATAAAATACCTGATGTTTTGGGGGGCTTATTTTGA
- the acpS gene encoding holo-ACP synthase: protein MILGVGVDLCSISRMSRFSRDDHFVSRVFSSEEIDYAFSKHCPARHLASSFAAREAFSKASGLPLAKVAFKGVSVSRSESGPVLNLKALDEGLLAQISSSRFHLSLSHEGDYAVAFVVMEGDFRHD, encoded by the coding sequence ATGATTTTAGGAGTTGGCGTTGATCTTTGTAGTATATCTAGAATGTCAAGGTTCTCCAGGGACGATCACTTTGTTAGCAGGGTTTTTTCCTCCGAGGAGATCGATTACGCCTTTTCCAAGCATTGTCCTGCGAGGCATCTTGCTTCCTCCTTTGCCGCAAGAGAGGCGTTCTCTAAAGCTTCCGGTCTGCCTTTGGCTAAGGTCGCTTTCAAAGGTGTGTCGGTCTCTAGATCCGAGTCTGGTCCGGTGCTCAACCTCAAAGCCCTTGATGAAGGGCTTCTTGCGCAAATCTCCTCCTCTAGATTTCATCTATCCCTGAGTCACGAAGGAGATTACGCCGTGGCTTTTGTCGTTATGGAAGGTGATTTTCGCCATGACTAA
- a CDS encoding pyrroline-5-carboxylate reductase family protein, producing the protein MVLNKVSVIGAGALGGAVVEGLVRGGVSVWVYDTNPSRLEAMSQLGANELSDIEQGFSGFDVVFWALKPHLILPIIGENRDKLVGSLCCSLAACVDLELLSKAAPGARWARAMTNICASVCRAFTGYALSSDISERDKDILSCCFDSIGLSQTMAEQDLDGITGVAGSGPAYVFTILESFIQGGLASGLSAEVSLRAAAMTLIGSSELVLKGGDHPGAYKDRVCTPAGTTIDALRVLEAGGLRTSIIDGVVKATEKSRQVGEALRESLSSKPSDKD; encoded by the coding sequence ATGGTTTTAAATAAAGTGTCCGTAATAGGAGCAGGGGCTCTTGGGGGAGCGGTGGTAGAGGGGCTTGTCCGTGGGGGGGTGTCCGTATGGGTCTACGATACCAACCCAAGTAGATTAGAGGCTATGTCTCAGCTCGGGGCGAACGAGCTTTCCGATATTGAACAGGGATTCTCGGGGTTTGACGTCGTATTTTGGGCACTCAAACCTCATCTTATACTTCCGATCATAGGGGAGAATAGGGATAAATTGGTAGGTAGCCTTTGTTGCTCTCTGGCGGCCTGCGTTGATCTGGAGCTTTTGAGTAAAGCCGCTCCTGGGGCCCGGTGGGCCAGGGCTATGACGAATATATGTGCCTCGGTGTGCCGGGCTTTCACCGGATATGCCCTCTCCTCCGACATATCCGAAAGGGATAAGGATATTTTAAGCTGTTGCTTCGACTCTATAGGGCTCTCTCAGACTATGGCGGAGCAGGATCTTGACGGTATAACCGGCGTAGCGGGATCTGGACCTGCCTATGTGTTTACCATCCTAGAATCGTTTATCCAGGGGGGGCTGGCCTCGGGGCTTTCCGCAGAGGTGTCTTTGAGGGCAGCGGCCATGACCTTGATCGGATCTTCCGAGCTGGTTCTCAAAGGCGGAGACCATCCTGGGGCCTATAAAGACAGGGTATGTACCCCTGCTGGGACGACCATAGACGCTCTCAGGGTGCTGGAGGCCGGGGGATTGAGAACCTCCATAATAGACGGTGTGGTAAAGGCAACCGAAAAGAGCAGGCAGGTCGGTGAGGCTCTCAGGGAGAGTTTATCGTCGAAACCGAGCGATAAAGATTGA
- the rlmB gene encoding 23S rRNA (guanosine(2251)-2'-O)-methyltransferase RlmB, with translation MRWEERRGKGGKGDSKDNLCWGRNGVISMLETAPEACHKIYMATGSQRSFRDEILGLAGPNAIEVVEAGGSHLDDLTGGEKHQGVVAEIEMPRPLDLSDLPDKEGPSLLLIMDHLKDPHNFGAIIRTAEVAGADGIVFPGRRSVGITGTVIKTSAGAIFRLPLFEVVNLVRALEDLKKRGYWVVGLDHRSERDIWDSPLPDRLALVVGSEGEGMSRLVSERCDDLRKIPMVGETGSLNASVASALGMFEWRRLNLPSVKD, from the coding sequence TTGAGATGGGAGGAACGGAGAGGTAAGGGCGGCAAAGGGGACAGCAAGGATAACCTGTGCTGGGGCCGTAACGGCGTGATATCCATGCTTGAGACCGCTCCAGAGGCCTGTCATAAGATATACATGGCCACAGGGTCTCAGAGATCATTTCGAGACGAAATTTTAGGTCTTGCCGGGCCTAACGCTATAGAGGTGGTCGAGGCCGGTGGGTCCCACCTAGACGATCTTACAGGAGGGGAAAAACACCAAGGGGTCGTCGCGGAGATAGAGATGCCCCGTCCTCTTGATCTGTCCGATCTACCGGATAAAGAGGGACCATCTCTCCTTTTAATCATGGATCACCTGAAAGATCCTCATAACTTTGGGGCTATCATCAGGACCGCTGAGGTAGCCGGTGCCGATGGAATAGTCTTCCCTGGCAGGAGATCGGTAGGGATAACCGGAACGGTCATAAAGACCAGCGCAGGGGCTATCTTCAGGCTTCCCCTTTTCGAGGTCGTCAATCTGGTCAGAGCGTTGGAGGATCTCAAAAAGAGAGGATACTGGGTGGTAGGCCTAGATCATAGGTCGGAAAGGGATATATGGGATTCTCCCTTGCCCGATAGGTTGGCTTTAGTCGTCGGTTCGGAGGGAGAGGGAATGTCGAGACTGGTGTCCGAAAGGTGTGACGATCTTCGCAAGATCCCTATGGTAGGAGAGACCGGTTCCCTAAACGCCAGCGTTGCTTCCGCTTTGGGGATGTTCGAGTGGAGAAGGCTTAACCTTCCCTCCGTTAAGGATTAG
- the uvrA gene encoding excinuclease ABC subunit UvrA, which produces MSQVIRIVGAREHNLKGVNVTIPKNTLTVVTGPSGSGKSSLAFDTLYAEGQRRYVESLSAYARQFLGVQKKPDVDDIDGLSPAISIEQKGVSHNPRSTVGTVTEIYDHLRLIFARIGVPRCPSCGSALHRHSVDEMVDMVYRDHRDLKLEVMAPVAKGKKGGFKNLFIDLRRKGFLRVRVDGEVYWLEEDLDLDKKRPHNIDVVVDRLKVSEGKEGRLAEAIQICLDLTEGFVLLEPEGKPSIRLTERFVCPDCGVSFPDLEPKLFSFNSPSGACPDCFGIGSHRSFSEDLAVIPDQGLLNGALLPWKKNHYMLRRLVALFESLGLETDRPYGELSAEEKALVLFGSEDKIRLSFERGGVESEYRGRYEGLIPWLDRRWRDSDSEAVQEELALFLSDDICQSCSGLRLKPEALSVFVGKWSIGDLVSMPIDGLLSELESIELGDRDISIVGQVIGELKKRVGFLSQVGAGYLSLNRRADTLSGGESQRIRLATQIGSKLTGVLYVLDEPTIGLHPRDTHRLIDTLMEIRDQGNTVIVVEHDRDVMDSADYLVEMGPEAGELGGTVVREGYRDDFDGSTGKTGPYLTGQVSGMYREGSVPLGDKWLSVLGASENNLKDLDISIPIGAFVCLTGVSGSGKSTFLHDVLYRGIMRRMDHSYRLRPGTHRDITGWEDIKKVVMVDQSPIGRTPRSNPATYTGVFTHIRDFFSQLPEAKIRGFAPGRFSFNVRGGRCESCGGAGEQKVSMLFMPDVYVQCEVCGGKRYNRETLEVSYRGHSIADVLEMTVDQGVELFSEIPSIHSRLAFIQEAGLGYISLGQSALTLSGGEAQRVKLAKELGKRTGKGTLYLLDEPTTGLFYTDVVKLTKILRRLVSQGNTVVVIEHNLDVICSSDYVVDLGPEGGVGGGKLVACGTVDEMAEKRDGYTCGFIKGHRDDF; this is translated from the coding sequence GTGTCGCAGGTAATTCGTATCGTAGGGGCAAGAGAACATAACCTGAAGGGGGTGAACGTGACAATCCCTAAAAACACCCTCACCGTGGTGACCGGTCCCTCGGGATCGGGAAAATCCTCCCTGGCTTTCGACACCCTTTACGCCGAGGGTCAGAGGCGGTACGTAGAGTCCCTATCGGCTTACGCAAGGCAGTTTTTAGGGGTGCAGAAAAAACCTGATGTCGACGATATAGACGGCCTTTCGCCGGCTATATCCATAGAGCAAAAGGGGGTCTCCCATAACCCAAGGTCGACGGTAGGGACGGTGACGGAGATATACGATCATCTCAGGCTCATATTCGCCAGAATAGGGGTGCCTCGGTGTCCTTCCTGTGGATCCGCCTTGCACCGCCATTCGGTGGACGAAATGGTGGATATGGTCTATCGGGACCACAGGGACCTGAAGCTGGAGGTAATGGCTCCGGTGGCTAAGGGGAAAAAAGGCGGTTTTAAAAACCTGTTTATAGATTTAAGGAGAAAAGGTTTTCTCAGGGTCCGAGTGGACGGCGAGGTCTACTGGCTTGAGGAGGATCTCGACCTGGATAAAAAACGGCCTCACAATATAGACGTGGTGGTCGATAGGTTGAAGGTCTCCGAGGGAAAAGAGGGGCGACTTGCGGAGGCTATACAGATCTGTCTCGACCTCACCGAAGGCTTTGTCCTCCTGGAGCCCGAGGGTAAGCCCTCCATCCGACTGACGGAGAGATTCGTCTGTCCCGACTGTGGCGTCTCCTTTCCCGACCTGGAACCGAAGCTTTTCTCCTTTAACAGTCCGTCAGGAGCCTGTCCCGATTGTTTCGGTATAGGCAGCCACCGTTCCTTTTCCGAGGATCTGGCGGTGATACCTGATCAGGGGCTTTTGAACGGAGCCCTTCTCCCATGGAAGAAAAATCACTATATGCTGCGAAGGCTGGTGGCCCTTTTTGAGTCACTAGGCCTGGAGACCGACAGGCCTTACGGAGAGCTGTCGGCGGAGGAAAAAGCGCTGGTCCTGTTCGGATCGGAGGATAAAATACGTCTCTCCTTCGAGAGAGGAGGAGTCGAATCCGAGTATAGGGGCAGGTACGAAGGCCTTATACCTTGGCTGGACAGGAGATGGAGGGATAGCGATTCCGAGGCGGTCCAGGAGGAGCTCGCTCTGTTTCTGTCCGACGATATCTGTCAGTCCTGTTCGGGGCTCCGTTTAAAGCCCGAGGCCTTGAGCGTATTCGTAGGTAAGTGGAGTATCGGGGACCTGGTGTCTATGCCTATAGACGGACTTCTTTCGGAGCTTGAGTCCATAGAGCTCGGAGACAGGGATATCTCCATAGTAGGACAGGTCATAGGGGAGCTCAAAAAAAGGGTTGGCTTTCTGAGCCAGGTCGGTGCTGGGTATCTATCCCTGAACCGGAGGGCGGATACCTTGAGCGGAGGGGAGAGCCAGAGGATCAGGCTAGCCACTCAGATAGGCTCCAAGCTTACCGGTGTGCTGTACGTCCTCGACGAGCCGACTATAGGCCTTCATCCCAGAGACACCCACAGGCTGATCGATACGTTAATGGAGATAAGGGATCAGGGCAATACGGTTATAGTCGTAGAGCACGATCGGGATGTTATGGATTCGGCGGATTACCTGGTTGAGATGGGCCCGGAGGCCGGGGAGCTAGGGGGAACGGTCGTCAGAGAGGGATATCGTGACGACTTTGACGGTTCTACAGGCAAGACAGGACCTTACCTTACAGGGCAGGTTTCCGGTATGTACAGGGAAGGCTCCGTGCCTTTAGGGGATAAATGGCTTTCTGTCCTAGGGGCGTCGGAGAATAACCTTAAGGATCTGGATATATCGATTCCTATAGGGGCTTTTGTGTGTCTCACAGGGGTATCAGGCTCCGGTAAGAGCACCTTTTTACACGATGTCCTTTACAGGGGCATAATGAGGAGGATGGATCACTCCTATCGCTTAAGGCCGGGGACCCACAGGGATATTACCGGCTGGGAGGATATCAAAAAGGTGGTTATGGTGGACCAAAGCCCTATAGGGAGGACACCGAGGTCCAATCCGGCAACCTACACCGGAGTGTTTACCCACATAAGGGACTTCTTCTCCCAGCTGCCCGAGGCTAAGATAAGGGGGTTTGCTCCCGGTCGTTTCAGTTTTAACGTCAGAGGCGGCCGTTGTGAGTCCTGCGGAGGTGCAGGGGAGCAAAAGGTATCCATGCTTTTTATGCCCGACGTTTACGTCCAGTGCGAGGTCTGCGGAGGAAAGAGATACAACAGAGAGACTCTGGAGGTTTCCTACCGAGGCCATTCTATCGCCGATGTTCTGGAGATGACGGTGGACCAGGGGGTGGAGCTTTTCAGCGAGATCCCCTCTATACACTCAAGGCTAGCTTTTATCCAGGAGGCAGGTTTAGGCTATATTAGCCTTGGCCAGTCCGCTCTTACTCTGAGCGGCGGGGAGGCCCAGAGGGTCAAGCTGGCTAAAGAGCTCGGCAAAAGGACGGGGAAGGGAACCCTTTATCTTCTAGATGAGCCCACAACAGGTCTCTTCTATACCGATGTGGTAAAGTTGACCAAGATACTTCGACGTCTGGTCTCACAGGGTAACACCGTGGTGGTTATAGAGCATAATCTGGACGTTATATGTTCGTCCGACTACGTAGTCGACCTCGGCCCTGAAGGAGGAGTCGGTGGAGGGAAGCTGGTGGCCTGTGGAACGGTGGATGAGATGGCTGAAAAAAGGGATGGGTATACCTGTGGCTTTATAAAAGGTCACAGAGACGATTTTTAG